Proteins encoded by one window of Methanobacterium sp. CWC-01:
- a CDS encoding AAA family ATPase has protein sequence MKLNNITPDPILTDKKKSTNLEEAKKECKLVVLQSIGYPFLCNLVENPKIEIFDKELFELYAQDQWDGFTVNEGSFLFDQKLLPDFAFKIIKAHPQDSRITKNTSILLMEVPEVREIKRVESNILMEDVIGQQRAKTKCKIIMKYLQDPEIFGEWAPRNILFHGSPGTGKTMLAKSLSNELKIPLFLVKATSLIGEHVGDGARQIHDLFEMASSSAPSVIFIDEIDAIGLDRRYQSLRGDVSEVVNALLTEMDGINSNQGVVTIGATNNPPLLDQALRSRFEEEIEFTLPEESERLSILELYSSSLPLEVDVDLKKLAILTRGMSGRDIKDRILKVALHKALSCDDDVLTWAHIEYALKHHEKDKKEPKEMYA, from the coding sequence TTGAAACTTAACAACATAACTCCAGATCCCATATTAACAGATAAAAAAAAATCAACCAATCTTGAAGAAGCAAAAAAAGAATGTAAATTAGTGGTTTTGCAATCCATTGGCTATCCATTTCTGTGTAACCTAGTGGAGAATCCTAAAATCGAAATCTTCGACAAGGAACTTTTTGAATTATATGCACAGGATCAATGGGATGGTTTTACTGTAAACGAGGGTTCTTTCTTATTTGATCAGAAACTTTTACCCGATTTTGCATTCAAAATAATTAAAGCCCATCCTCAGGATTCCCGGATCACCAAAAACACTTCAATATTGCTGATGGAAGTCCCGGAAGTCCGTGAAATAAAACGAGTCGAAAGTAACATCCTGATGGAGGATGTTATAGGCCAGCAACGGGCCAAAACCAAGTGCAAGATCATCATGAAGTATCTTCAGGACCCGGAAATATTCGGGGAATGGGCGCCTAGAAACATTCTATTCCATGGTTCTCCTGGAACAGGGAAGACTATGCTGGCCAAATCACTTTCAAATGAACTTAAAATTCCATTATTCCTGGTTAAAGCCACCAGCCTAATTGGCGAACACGTTGGTGATGGGGCCCGACAGATTCATGACTTATTCGAAATGGCTTCCAGCAGCGCCCCATCAGTTATCTTCATAGACGAGATCGACGCCATAGGTCTGGATAGACGCTACCAATCTCTTCGTGGAGATGTTTCCGAGGTGGTTAACGCTCTTCTAACAGAGATGGATGGAATTAACTCCAATCAGGGCGTGGTAACCATCGGTGCCACTAACAACCCGCCCCTGCTGGATCAGGCCCTACGTAGTCGATTTGAAGAAGAGATAGAATTCACCCTACCCGAGGAATCCGAAAGATTATCCATCCTGGAACTTTACTCTTCCTCCCTGCCCCTGGAAGTGGATGTAGATCTTAAAAAATTGGCCATACTAACTCGGGGCATGTCTGGACGGGATATAAAGGATAGAATCCTTAAAGTAGCTCTTCATAAGGCTTTGTCATGTGATGATGACGTTTTAACATGGGCACACATTGAATACGCCCTTAAACATCATGAGAAAGATAAAAAAGAGCCCAAAGAGATGTACGCATAA
- the hemA gene encoding glutamyl-tRNA reductase, whose product MILNIRIDHKTAEISQIEELSQLIDKIFQDINQNHTIKEYLQIKTCNRQEMYLVIDKCDLDYRWDGLVVEKDDQALIHVLRLASGLESMIIGEDQILGQLKDAQKQAIKDGCCGPILNNVFTKAIHVGQIVRKKTRINEGAVSIGSAAVRLAEHVHGDLKCKKVLVIGAGQMGTLVAKALVAKRLKAIVVANRTHDRALCLAKELGGSAIHFDRLSEALYDADVVISATGAPHPIINYEKVRESVPTETLKKMVMVDIANPRDIDERVAELGVRLYNIDDLRGIARKNRQMREEEAKAAKIIIDDEMKLLRRSLKHLEVEPLISNIRNDAENMRIRETQKALKMLGDINGQEKVVEDLSRVIVDRIFSDIIKNIKIAAENDDKITLEAAECLFSNEKR is encoded by the coding sequence GTGATTCTTAATATCAGAATCGACCACAAGACAGCTGAGATCAGCCAAATAGAAGAGTTGAGTCAGTTGATTGATAAAATTTTTCAGGACATCAATCAAAACCATACCATAAAAGAGTATCTCCAGATAAAAACCTGTAATCGCCAGGAAATGTACCTGGTTATAGATAAATGTGATTTAGACTACCGCTGGGACGGATTAGTAGTTGAAAAAGATGATCAAGCCTTGATACATGTTTTGAGATTGGCATCTGGACTAGAATCTATGATTATCGGTGAAGACCAGATTCTGGGTCAGCTGAAAGACGCACAAAAACAGGCCATTAAAGATGGCTGTTGTGGCCCCATACTGAATAATGTCTTTACCAAGGCCATCCACGTGGGCCAAATAGTCCGTAAGAAAACTCGCATCAACGAGGGGGCGGTTTCCATCGGATCAGCGGCGGTCAGGCTGGCCGAACACGTGCATGGTGATCTTAAATGTAAAAAAGTGCTGGTAATAGGCGCAGGGCAAATGGGAACCCTAGTGGCCAAGGCCCTGGTGGCTAAAAGGCTTAAAGCCATAGTGGTGGCTAATCGCACCCATGATCGGGCATTATGCCTGGCAAAGGAACTGGGAGGTTCAGCTATCCATTTCGACCGTTTATCAGAAGCTCTTTATGACGCTGATGTGGTGATCAGTGCCACCGGAGCACCCCATCCCATCATAAACTATGAGAAGGTGAGGGAATCTGTTCCAACCGAAACTCTGAAGAAGATGGTGATGGTAGACATCGCCAACCCCCGAGATATCGATGAAAGGGTGGCAGAATTGGGGGTTCGACTTTACAATATTGATGATCTGAGGGGAATAGCCCGTAAAAATCGTCAGATGCGAGAAGAAGAGGCTAAAGCAGCTAAAATTATTATTGATGATGAAATGAAACTTTTAAGAAGATCCCTTAAACACCTAGAAGTAGAACCATTAATATCCAATATCCGCAATGACGCGGAAAATATGAGGATCAGAGAAACACAAAAGGCTTTGAAGATGTTGGGAGATATTAACGGTCAGGAAAAGGTGGTAGAAGACCTGAGCAGGGTTATAGTGGATCGTATATTCTCTGACATCATCAAGAATATAAAAATAGCCGCAGAAAATGACGATAAAATTACTTTAGAAGCTGCTGAGTGTCTTTTTAGTAATGAGAAACGTTGA
- the cofD gene encoding 2-phospho-L-lactate transferase — translation MITVFSGGTGTPKLLQGLVEIIDPEDITVIVNTLENDYFSGVYVAADMDTVMYTLAGMINQETWYGIEGDTFITHDTLKGIGCPEILRIGDEDRAIKIQKTLLINKYPLSKAVDIQRKKLGINSKILPMSDQDSHITIKTTEGDMDFHQFLVGKQGTPQVLDLHYKTVKPAPGVIEAIKNAEMVLIGPSNPITSIGPIISINSVTKALKNAYVVAVSPIIGGRPVSGPAAKFMKARGYEVSCLGVAHIYQDFLDKFIIDDIDAHYKDEIEKLITEVVVTQTNMNNLQDKVNLARIIFG, via the coding sequence ATGATAACTGTTTTTTCAGGTGGTACCGGAACCCCCAAACTACTGCAGGGACTGGTAGAGATTATTGATCCAGAGGATATCACCGTAATTGTGAATACCCTGGAAAATGATTATTTCTCGGGAGTTTACGTTGCAGCCGATATGGATACCGTAATGTACACCCTGGCAGGGATGATTAACCAGGAAACGTGGTATGGAATTGAAGGTGATACTTTTATAACCCATGATACTTTAAAGGGAATCGGGTGCCCAGAAATTCTGCGTATCGGTGATGAGGACCGTGCCATTAAAATCCAGAAAACGCTTTTAATAAATAAATATCCCCTTTCTAAGGCTGTTGATATCCAAAGAAAAAAATTAGGAATTAATTCGAAAATTTTGCCCATGAGTGACCAGGATTCCCATATCACCATCAAAACCACCGAGGGAGATATGGATTTCCACCAGTTCCTGGTGGGGAAACAAGGTACCCCCCAAGTTTTGGACCTACATTACAAAACTGTTAAACCGGCTCCCGGAGTTATAGAAGCCATAAAAAATGCAGAGATGGTTCTAATAGGACCATCAAATCCCATCACATCTATTGGGCCCATAATATCCATTAATAGTGTTACCAAAGCTCTTAAAAATGCTTATGTTGTAGCTGTATCTCCCATTATTGGTGGCCGGCCAGTCAGTGGCCCGGCAGCAAAGTTCATGAAGGCCCGGGGGTATGAGGTGTCCTGCCTAGGAGTTGCCCATATTTACCAGGACTTCCTAGATAAATTTATAATAGATGATATCGATGCCCATTATAAAGATGAAATAGAAAAACTAATAACTGAGGTAGTGGTAACTCAGACCAACATGAATAACCTACAAGACAAGGTAAATTTAGCGAGGATTATTTTTGGGTGA
- a CDS encoding V4R domain-containing protein, whose translation MTKYQEQNSLNQEMEIFSTSEGLLVIKSPLRVKILSMLREKDLSFDEIVKLSGRAKSTVSGHLNELSQEGIIGSRAHPTDARKKIFFIKSGYVGKLHRQNLEEDLKEHINRYIKSENNPFEFFRLILHTIRVSLMNQGVNIDPILHDAGLSVGEVLYDRLYSPQKEQFLQNMARFWETHNLGHVEVKSTEPLIINVRDCFECSGLPQLQKPACAFDTGILEALFSKYYKEKAKVQEVKCHAMGSGYCSFVIEKELERGIKTA comes from the coding sequence ATGACCAAATATCAGGAACAAAATAGTCTAAACCAGGAAATGGAAATATTCTCTACCTCCGAGGGCTTACTAGTAATTAAAAGTCCCTTGAGGGTAAAAATTTTATCAATGCTGCGAGAAAAGGATCTGAGTTTTGATGAGATCGTTAAATTATCAGGCCGGGCTAAGTCAACTGTTTCAGGCCACCTCAATGAACTCTCCCAGGAGGGAATAATTGGATCCAGAGCACACCCCACCGATGCCCGAAAAAAGATATTCTTTATTAAATCTGGTTACGTGGGAAAGCTTCACCGGCAGAACCTAGAAGAAGACCTTAAAGAACACATAAATCGTTACATTAAAAGTGAAAACAATCCCTTCGAATTCTTTCGACTCATTTTGCATACCATCCGCGTTTCCCTAATGAACCAGGGAGTAAACATCGACCCCATCTTACACGACGCCGGTTTAAGTGTGGGGGAAGTACTCTATGATAGGTTGTACAGCCCCCAGAAAGAGCAATTTTTACAGAACATGGCCCGCTTCTGGGAAACCCATAATTTGGGTCACGTAGAAGTTAAAAGCACAGAACCTCTGATTATCAATGTCAGAGACTGTTTTGAATGTAGTGGACTCCCTCAACTACAAAAACCAGCATGTGCCTTCGACACTGGAATATTAGAGGCCCTGTTCAGTAAATACTATAAAGAAAAGGCCAAGGTCCAGGAAGTTAAATGTCATGCCATGGGGAGTGGTTATTGCTCCTTTGTCATAGAAAAAGAACTTGAGAGAGGCATTAAAACTGCTTAA
- a CDS encoding cupin domain-containing protein: protein MKIVKTQDMPIADTPHKVDVRKLYDTEHAMTVHITLQPGEKLIRHITPVDVFFYVLEGTGIVEVGDEKQEVSQDTLIDSPARIPHCWYNESEDILRFLVVKVPKPMEETKLL, encoded by the coding sequence ATGAAAATCGTTAAAACCCAAGATATGCCCATAGCCGACACTCCCCATAAGGTAGATGTGCGGAAGCTTTATGACACTGAACACGCAATGACGGTGCATATTACCCTGCAGCCTGGTGAAAAACTTATAAGGCACATAACTCCGGTGGACGTTTTTTTCTACGTATTAGAAGGCACCGGTATAGTGGAAGTAGGTGACGAGAAACAGGAAGTCTCCCAGGACACCCTAATCGACAGCCCCGCCCGTATTCCCCACTGCTGGTACAATGAAAGTGAAGACATCCTCCGATTTTTAGTAGTGAAGGTTCCTAAGCCCATGGAGGAAACCAAACTATTATAA
- the atwA gene encoding methyl coenzyme M reductase system, component A2, with amino-acid sequence MSFIELENVTKSFDGVKVLKNLNVKIEEGEVLGILGRSGAGKSVLINMLRGMKDYRPDEGSIKYTVAVCPSCFRVEAPSYDGKECGCGCDYQVQTVDFWNCDRLMFAAIKRRISIMLQRTFALYEDDTVIDNVLKSIDNHEEEESTYMAIEILDMAQMTHRITHIARDLSGGEKQRVVLARQIAKEPMIFLADEPTGTLDPKTAEAIHDALIEGVVEQGTTMIITSHWPEVMKKLSNQVIWLEKGEIVEEGDPKTVVQKFMDQVPLPEKTEEFKAGGPIVRMEGVKKHYYSIERGVIKAVDGVSLTVDEGEIFGVVGLSGGGKTTLSRILYGLTDPSSGLIEIRLGDQWIDMTEKGPFGRGRVKPYLGILHQEYSLYPHRNVLGNLTEAISLDLPAEFARMKAAYVLNAVGFDENYAETILHKYPDELSGGERHRVAIAQVLIKEPNVVILDEPTGTMDPITRVQVTDSIHKAREELNQTFLIISHDMDFVLHVCDRAALMRGGKILKQGRPQDIVEDLNPTEKEKMLKED; translated from the coding sequence ATGTCTTTTATAGAACTAGAAAATGTCACCAAGTCTTTTGATGGCGTGAAGGTCCTAAAAAACTTAAATGTGAAAATAGAGGAAGGAGAAGTGCTAGGCATCCTGGGAAGGAGTGGTGCGGGTAAATCCGTTCTTATTAACATGTTAAGGGGAATGAAGGATTATCGCCCGGATGAAGGCAGTATAAAATACACAGTAGCGGTTTGTCCCAGCTGTTTCCGGGTGGAAGCACCTTCTTATGATGGAAAAGAATGTGGATGCGGCTGTGATTACCAAGTACAAACAGTTGATTTCTGGAATTGTGACCGTTTAATGTTCGCTGCCATTAAAAGAAGGATTTCAATAATGTTGCAGAGGACATTCGCCCTGTACGAAGACGATACTGTAATTGATAACGTCCTGAAATCAATAGACAATCATGAAGAGGAAGAAAGTACCTATATGGCCATTGAAATTTTAGATATGGCCCAGATGACACACCGTATTACCCACATTGCCCGAGACCTCAGTGGAGGAGAGAAACAAAGGGTAGTTCTGGCTCGGCAGATAGCCAAAGAACCCATGATTTTTTTAGCGGACGAACCAACCGGTACCCTGGATCCTAAAACTGCAGAGGCCATTCACGACGCACTGATCGAAGGAGTGGTAGAACAGGGAACCACCATGATCATTACCTCTCACTGGCCGGAAGTAATGAAAAAGCTTTCCAACCAGGTTATATGGTTAGAAAAGGGTGAGATTGTAGAAGAAGGTGACCCCAAAACTGTGGTGCAAAAATTCATGGATCAGGTGCCTTTGCCCGAAAAAACCGAAGAATTCAAGGCAGGCGGACCTATAGTCCGAATGGAAGGAGTTAAAAAACATTATTACTCCATAGAAAGAGGAGTAATAAAAGCAGTGGATGGGGTGAGCCTCACCGTTGATGAAGGTGAGATATTTGGTGTGGTAGGTTTAAGTGGAGGTGGCAAGACCACCTTATCACGCATACTGTACGGATTAACCGACCCCAGTAGTGGTTTGATCGAGATCCGCCTGGGGGATCAGTGGATAGACATGACCGAAAAAGGTCCCTTTGGTCGTGGAAGGGTAAAGCCTTACTTGGGGATACTGCACCAGGAATACAGCCTCTATCCACATAGAAACGTCTTAGGTAACCTTACCGAGGCAATCAGCCTGGATTTACCCGCAGAATTCGCCAGAATGAAAGCTGCCTATGTGCTAAATGCAGTCGGCTTTGATGAAAACTACGCTGAAACTATTTTACATAAATATCCTGATGAATTAAGTGGAGGAGAACGTCACCGAGTGGCTATCGCACAGGTACTCATTAAAGAGCCAAATGTGGTTATTTTAGACGAACCAACCGGTACTATGGATCCTATAACGAGAGTACAGGTGACAGATTCGATACACAAAGCTCGAGAAGAACTTAACCAAACTTTTCTGATTATATCCCACGATATGGACTTCGTGCTGCACGTCTGTGATCGAGCCGCTCTGATGAGGGGGGGTAAGATCCTCAAACAAGGGCGGCCCCAGGACATTGTGGAAGATCTAAACCCCACCGAGAAAGAGAAGATGCTGAAGGAGGATTAG
- a CDS encoding bifunctional precorrin-2 dehydrogenase/sirohydrochlorin ferrochelatase, which produces MGWTPLFLNVKHRHVLVVGAGEVGERRARRFLEAEAQVIVTGGTVSEDLKSIGALEKPLNHLEKLVKWADLVVVASGDEKLNQKIGELASGKLLNRADEPENGNIIVPSSFFIGDVQICIFTQGKSPLMARQLRKKIQKVIKPGDVLQLELQHFTREILKGQLDNQKERREILYQILNDEKIKRLLEEGDLLAAQKKVASILKVEATAHTNMSNEEIQ; this is translated from the coding sequence ATGGGATGGACTCCTTTATTCCTGAACGTGAAGCACCGGCACGTACTGGTGGTTGGTGCTGGGGAAGTAGGAGAAAGGAGAGCCCGAAGATTCCTGGAAGCGGAAGCACAGGTCATCGTAACCGGGGGAACGGTTTCGGAGGATCTGAAATCCATAGGTGCCCTGGAGAAACCCCTGAACCATTTGGAAAAACTGGTGAAATGGGCCGACTTGGTGGTGGTGGCCAGTGGCGATGAAAAACTCAACCAGAAAATCGGGGAACTGGCCTCAGGGAAACTTTTAAACCGGGCAGATGAACCAGAAAATGGAAACATCATTGTTCCATCTTCTTTTTTTATTGGAGATGTCCAAATATGTATTTTTACTCAGGGTAAGAGCCCCCTCATGGCACGCCAGTTAAGAAAAAAGATACAAAAAGTAATAAAACCGGGAGATGTACTGCAGTTGGAGTTACAGCACTTCACCCGGGAAATTCTAAAAGGCCAGCTCGATAATCAGAAAGAACGTCGCGAGATATTATATCAAATATTAAATGATGAAAAGATAAAAAGGCTATTGGAAGAGGGAGATTTGTTAGCGGCACAAAAAAAGGTGGCCAGCATACTAAAAGTAGAAGCAACGGCCCATACTAACATGTCCAACGAGGAGATACAGTGA
- a CDS encoding GTP cyclohydrolase III: MIQMTLIQIDNYGPWTVTPCPRAEADLQILQSELYADLQRQFAAKGGLVFFTRFDNMLAVTNGVGAEDHLRIQKSIGNRYPITVSMGVGAAETPYEAQRKASAALQKYGGAQNEERKEILAIEGMVNPDESFVQIAHIDINGITDSLTDIIPAYDTSFIVNRVQHFLMKKLIEKGSLLFFIGGDNFMSPCNGLDPEGILKIIEEIEEEINIALKAGVGKAPSAEKAANLADLALEEIRGGFTYKLVHVMKE; this comes from the coding sequence ATGATACAAATGACTTTGATTCAAATTGATAACTATGGTCCCTGGACTGTCACTCCCTGTCCCCGGGCCGAAGCAGATCTTCAAATTCTGCAATCAGAACTTTATGCAGACCTTCAACGCCAATTCGCTGCTAAAGGCGGTTTGGTTTTCTTCACCCGCTTCGACAACATGCTGGCAGTAACCAATGGCGTGGGAGCCGAGGACCACCTCCGGATACAGAAATCCATCGGAAACCGATACCCCATTACCGTGAGCATGGGCGTTGGTGCAGCTGAAACACCCTATGAGGCCCAGAGAAAGGCTAGTGCAGCCTTACAAAAGTATGGCGGAGCCCAGAATGAGGAGCGTAAGGAGATACTGGCCATAGAGGGTATGGTTAATCCTGATGAAAGTTTCGTTCAAATTGCCCATATAGATATCAACGGCATTACTGATTCTCTAACTGATATTATCCCTGCATATGACACATCTTTTATTGTTAACCGGGTTCAACACTTTTTAATGAAGAAGTTAATCGAAAAGGGTTCTCTTCTATTTTTCATTGGTGGTGACAACTTCATGTCACCTTGCAATGGTCTTGATCCCGAGGGAATATTGAAGATCATCGAAGAAATTGAGGAAGAAATTAACATCGCCCTCAAAGCCGGAGTTGGAAAAGCTCCAAGTGCCGAAAAAGCAGCTAATCTGGCAGATCTGGCTTTAGAAGAGATAAGGGGCGGTTTTACCTACAAGCTGGTCCATGTGATGAAGGAATAG
- the hcp gene encoding hydroxylamine reductase, which yields MQKYRCVICDYIYDPEKGDPENGVEPGTSFEDLPDEWLCPLCGVGKDQFAPLAEEKTEAKTSTKEALDMFCYQCSQTARGTGCTVKGVCGKEPTVARLQDNLLFAIKGISAYLYHARELGYSDDEVDAFLEKSFFSTLTNVNFDAGNFVELALEAGHMNIKTMQLLKKAHIETYGEPVPTEVPVGAVKGPGIVVTGHSLKNLEDLLKQTEGKGINVYTHSEMLPAHGYPGLKKYKHLVGQLGGPWFDQKKTFAKYPVAILGTSNCVLLPKDEYKERMFTSGVAQLPGVQHIEDNDFTPVIEKALELGDLEEEPQETVLTTGFGASTVLSLAPKIKELVEAGKIRRFFLVGGCDSPLPQAKYYTEFVEKLPQDTVVLTLACGKYRFNDMDLGDIEGVPRLIDLGQCNDAIVAVDIAVALTELFGVELNELPLTLVLSWMEQKAAAILWSLLALNLQNMYIGPIIPGWANEDIVNVLVENYGLTPIGDPEEDIKKIMG from the coding sequence ATGCAGAAATACCGATGCGTTATATGTGATTATATATATGACCCTGAGAAAGGAGACCCAGAAAATGGTGTAGAACCCGGCACCAGCTTCGAGGATTTACCAGACGAATGGTTATGTCCCCTCTGTGGTGTGGGAAAAGACCAGTTCGCACCGCTGGCTGAAGAGAAAACTGAGGCTAAAACCAGTACCAAGGAAGCCCTGGACATGTTCTGTTATCAGTGTTCTCAGACGGCAAGGGGCACTGGATGTACAGTTAAAGGAGTTTGTGGAAAGGAACCCACCGTGGCCCGCTTACAGGATAACCTGTTATTTGCCATTAAGGGGATATCAGCTTACCTCTACCATGCCCGGGAGCTGGGTTACAGTGACGACGAAGTAGACGCCTTTTTGGAAAAGAGTTTCTTCTCCACCCTGACCAATGTCAACTTCGATGCAGGTAATTTCGTGGAACTGGCCCTAGAAGCGGGCCATATGAACATTAAAACCATGCAACTTCTAAAAAAAGCCCACATCGAAACCTACGGCGAACCAGTGCCAACTGAAGTGCCAGTAGGTGCCGTTAAAGGGCCCGGAATCGTGGTCACAGGACACAGCCTCAAAAATCTGGAAGACCTGTTAAAACAGACCGAAGGGAAAGGAATAAACGTTTATACCCACTCTGAAATGTTACCAGCCCATGGATATCCTGGGCTGAAGAAATACAAACATCTAGTAGGGCAACTGGGCGGACCCTGGTTTGACCAGAAAAAAACCTTCGCCAAATATCCAGTGGCCATTCTGGGAACTTCGAACTGCGTACTTTTACCAAAGGATGAGTATAAAGAAAGAATGTTCACCAGTGGAGTGGCCCAACTACCGGGAGTGCAACACATCGAAGATAACGACTTCACCCCGGTAATTGAGAAAGCACTGGAACTGGGGGACCTGGAAGAGGAACCTCAAGAAACCGTCTTAACCACCGGATTCGGCGCTTCCACCGTACTATCCTTAGCCCCTAAAATTAAAGAACTGGTAGAAGCTGGAAAAATAAGAAGATTCTTCCTGGTGGGCGGTTGTGACTCCCCCCTACCCCAAGCCAAGTACTACACCGAGTTCGTGGAAAAATTACCACAAGACACCGTGGTGCTCACCCTGGCCTGTGGAAAGTACCGATTCAACGACATGGATCTGGGAGATATTGAAGGAGTGCCCCGTCTCATTGACCTGGGCCAGTGTAACGACGCCATAGTGGCCGTTGACATAGCAGTAGCCCTCACCGAACTATTCGGAGTAGAACTCAACGAACTACCCCTGACCCTGGTCCTGAGCTGGATGGAACAAAAAGCTGCTGCCATCCTGTGGAGTTTGCTGGCCCTGAACCTCCAGAACATGTACATAGGACCCATTATACCTGGCTGGGCCAATGAAGACATCGTAAATGTCCTGGTGGAAAACTACGGCCTGACACCAATCGGAGATCCGGAAGAAGATATTAAAAAGATAATGGGGTAA
- a CDS encoding methanogenesis marker 9 domain-containing protein, translating into MVWDDSPSHVCRGGDKRALTFCCPPVKPCPILYALEDAKITPQEYVEIKEDFGKKTRLGHGEGTCFGSLVWCCKPSKPCPLRDMVMRRIDMSTEEYLELKKELSEELVGKTESSLEQKVKGLSEAFNVPEEEAHQTLQECGNDLKMAIKLLRMKNLE; encoded by the coding sequence ATGGTCTGGGACGATTCGCCGTCGCATGTATGTAGAGGGGGAGATAAAAGAGCATTAACCTTTTGTTGCCCCCCAGTTAAACCCTGTCCCATCTTATACGCCCTTGAAGATGCAAAGATAACTCCACAAGAATACGTGGAGATTAAAGAAGATTTCGGAAAAAAAACTCGACTCGGGCACGGTGAAGGAACCTGCTTTGGATCCCTGGTGTGGTGTTGTAAACCATCCAAACCCTGCCCACTTCGAGATATGGTCATGCGCAGGATCGATATGTCCACTGAGGAATATTTAGAGTTAAAAAAAGAGTTGTCCGAAGAGTTAGTGGGGAAAACTGAATCTAGTTTAGAACAAAAGGTTAAAGGACTTTCGGAAGCCTTTAATGTTCCTGAAGAGGAAGCTCATCAGACTTTGCAGGAGTGCGGAAACGACCTTAAAATGGCCATTAAACTACTCCGAATGAAGAATTTGGAGTAA
- a CDS encoding MJ0144 family RNA dihydrouridine synthase-like protein has product MAGITDGAFCRDISQEGFDMVTLGGYNADDHTIQAGREILARGRPEFVVDEELLLAYLEDQVKLVRERFEGSVSVNLRSITPDPIIEVSKIRGVDVVEVNAHCRQKEITSLGCGQAMLRDVLTLEEYVVEIVEKAKSLVSVKIRANVPGVNEVEVAKAVERSGANFLHVDAMLPGSDSADLNIIRSIKENTSIFLLGNNSIKDVVSARKMLNAGADGISIARAAIGGSLNFDLSRI; this is encoded by the coding sequence ATGGCGGGCATTACCGATGGCGCCTTCTGTAGGGATATTTCCCAGGAAGGATTTGATATGGTGACCCTGGGGGGCTACAATGCTGATGATCACACCATCCAGGCCGGGCGTGAAATTCTCGCCCGGGGCAGACCCGAGTTTGTAGTGGATGAAGAGTTACTATTGGCATACCTGGAAGACCAGGTTAAACTGGTCAGAGAGAGGTTTGAAGGGTCGGTTTCTGTTAATCTACGTTCCATCACACCCGATCCAATTATTGAGGTTTCAAAGATCAGGGGAGTGGACGTGGTGGAAGTTAACGCCCATTGTCGTCAGAAAGAGATAACCAGCCTGGGATGTGGTCAGGCCATGCTGCGGGATGTCTTGACGTTGGAAGAATATGTTGTAGAAATCGTGGAAAAGGCTAAATCTTTGGTATCAGTTAAGATCAGGGCCAATGTTCCAGGAGTTAATGAGGTGGAAGTGGCAAAGGCTGTGGAACGATCAGGTGCCAATTTCCTTCATGTTGATGCTATGCTTCCCGGCTCTGATTCGGCTGATTTGAATATTATACGTTCTATTAAAGAAAACACTTCAATTTTTCTCTTAGGTAACAACTCCATTAAAGACGTTGTATCTGCCCGTAAAATGTTAAATGCTGGAGCTGATGGCATATCCATAGCCAGGGCAGCTATTGGAGGGAGTTTGAACTTTGATCTTTCTCGGATATAA